ttgttggtagaatacttgggAAGGGAAATCTCaagattgcttacagatcacttgtGTGATCAGTTTTAGAACATTGTTCATGTGTGTGGGGCTCATTCCAAGTAGGACTAAGAGGGAATACTGCATGTATACAGAGAAGAACAGTGCGAATGATCACAGGCTTGTTTcatccatgggaaagtgtcacagagatgctgaagaaactaagttggcagattcttgaagacagatataaactatcccaagaaagtctactaacaaagtttcacgaacgggctttaaatgatgactcttaggaatatactacaacgccctatgtatcactcacacagAGATTGTGAgggtaagatcagaataattacggcATGGACAGAGGCATATAATCAACCATTCTTCCCACAATTCATATGAGGATGGAAcaggaaaaaaccctaataacGGGTACAATGTGATGTACCCTCTATgatgcacttcacagtgttttgcagagtattgatgtagatcttaactaataatgtgttcattaatgataATACTAATtacgtaaactgactcattccacattttTTAAACACGAATCATTCAAATGGTCTATGGAacatctaactaactaactaactaaccaattaACCAAAAGAAATCATCTGAACCTTCTTCAGTTTGTGGGATATAGATTGCCTCAACTGCAGAAGTTCAGAACTGAGGCCTGTCCAAGGCTCTATGATGCACACTGATGCTTCATATTTGCTGCTATCCCCTCAAATACATAGGATAGCTACACTATTTCAATTACAGTCTGCCCAAAAGCTGATATCATCAAACGAAATGTTTCCGGTGTACACACTCTACAAAATTCTGAAAGCAGTAGGAATAAAATACTGGGAGCGGAAAGCTGTCTACGAATTGTACAGAGATCAgtcttctcaactactgcctcaCCTTCACTTTCATGTTCTCTGATTCTTATAACTCCACAGTCACAACAGTCAAACAACATACATGTGGGGCAGCAGCTGGAAAGGAAGTGAGACAATTTTGTACACTATTTCCAATGTTATTCACTTTGAACATTGACAAGCAGTCAAGGGAACCAAGGAGAGATTTGAaaaagaattaaagttcaaggagaagaaataaaaactttaaggtttgtcaatgacattttaattctgtcagtggCAGCACAGGCTTTGAAAGATCAGTTCAACAAAATGAATAGcatcttgaaaagaagttataagataaacaaaaacaaaagtaaaacaagggtatggAATGTAGACAGATTAAATGAGGCGGTGCCGAGGGAATTGTGTTCAATATACACATTAAAAGAAGTAggcaagttttgctatttgtgctgcAGAAAGACTGGTGATGCctgaagcagagagaatataaaaagaatataaaatgcagactggctatagcacAAAAAGCATTTCTGGAGAAAGAGGAATGCGTTAACACTGAACAGAAATTTAAGTGTTGAATAGTCTTATCTGAGCATATCCATCTGGATTATAGCCTtgcgtggaagtgaaacattggcaataagcaattcagacaagaagaaaatagaagctttaaaatgcggtgctacagaagaatgcttaagattagatgggtaaatcatgtaTCTAACAAAAAGGTATTAAACCCAGTGGGAAACAATAAATTTACAGCACAATTTTACCAAAGAAATTATCAATTTCATAAtagagtgggagggagggagggaggggatgtGAGGGGTTTAAATACTGCAGAGAGTGAGACCAagggacgaatacagtaagcaggttcaaatggatgtgggttgcagtaattattaaaaaatgaagaggttTGAACCAAGCCGGTCTTCACTCTAAAGATCACTGATACAGAGGTTTGACATGGAAGTAATTCCTACCATAGTTTATCAGATAATGTCAGTTTAATAACTGTGAACATGGTTGTTAAAACTGAAAGGTCTTGAGGGAAacaaacattcacacacacacacacacacacacacacacacacacactgctggaaGTGTCATAGTTCTTTAAAGCTACTCCTGGCACAATTCCCATTATAAAATCACTTTCATTATCCTtaccggtcattttttaacttGGTCATTTTCTTTTTCCCAGAACCCCATACCATATCATTATCTTCCACACACATTTTCATAGTAAGCACATAAtactgtttcattttcatagtAGTGTCCAAGTATTCTTAAGATGTAACAACAttcaataaatctttttttttttttcaatagttaAACACAGTTCCCCCAAATTAAATGATCCTCGAACAATACTCCTTCAATTTTTTTGTAAGACAGTTGTTCAATGCTGTTGCCCAATAACTGTAGGATTATGTTGTTTCTGGTTTTTGTTCTTTTATCTCTACAGCTCATGCatattgttttctttgtatttgctACCATAACATTGTCACTAAATGATCTTTCTTGGTATGCaaccatttttctgtaaattaactttttatttcaataaaaggcTTATTACAATCGGCAAACATGTTTCTTACAGTTGATTTAGAGCAAACAATTTAACACTTAATCTAGTGAAGACTGACATTATGCAATTCTGAACAAATAAAAGCGAACACGCGAGTGCCAGAAAGAGACACTAATGGACATACACTGGATGAGGCTCCATGGGTGAAGTCCATTGGCCTCCACATAGAGAATAAAATGAAGTGGTAATAGCACTTTGATAAATTAACCAAAAAGCTGTGCCTGTTTTGCACTTGGAAATCTCTCATATTGTGTTGACCTGCAAATGGGTTTGTTAGCAGACTGCATACTTTCATTAAATACTATCTATGGCATAATCATCTGGGACAATGCAGGTACAATGACAAAATGGTATTTATTCCACAGAAGTCAGCAGTATTCTGTAAAGTTGATAGGCCCTaactgaacatcttgcagaagATGTTTCAGGGGGGTCCTAGGGAATCTTACACCTACATGACAATGCAGGTACTCGCTAATGATATTTCTAGTTAAACAACAGTGAACTTAGGATGAACTGTTGAATTAATAAACACAGTATCAGAAATAAAAATAGATTCCATGTAGGCTATGCATCCCACTCTATGGCTTAGAATAGTATTTCACGTTCTTATGCCTATAACACTTTACTGACAGGTATTAAAATTTCTGAGATATTCAAACACAAAGTACAGAAATACCTCATTACCCATTCCTTCTACAATGCATTGGAATAACAAGACTCAGAAGTATAAATTCTCTATAACTTTAATGCTTATGTTAAATAAATCTCAACTTTGCCACTAGTTATGTAAATAACCATAAGTGGCTTGTATAATGTTACATAAAGGCTTTGTTTGAAGAATTAGTTAAAAGCATCAGTTGAACATTACAAGAGAAGGGATAGTAGTTTTTCGTTCCAAGTGCCGGTAACTGTTTTTCTCATACATGATGTAACAAAGAAGTAAGTCAAGTCTCATAATTATCAGTACAACAAGATTAATACTACTCGTAATTTGTTGTTAAAACACtttacaaaagtaactgtagtAGTTTCTTCTGCCTGTTAATGTCATTCCAGATTCCTGAAGACTTTCTTTCACAGTGACATTCATAGAGCACAATGTGTGTATGAACAAATCTCGATagttttgtttacttttttcatagttaatGTGTGATATATGTACACAATATGCATAAAATCACTTTGACACTTCTCAGTTATCCGATATAGGTTTTATGAATTAACCTTGCAGTTTTAACTCATGTGAGGAAAGATATGTTAAGTATGGTTAATGGTGTTAAATATGGTGTGAACGTAAACACTAAGATAGGCAACAGGtcagtctgttaccacaacctTCATTTGCCATCCATATTCGTTCGCATTGTCAACTGTCAACCTTCCAACTAACCTAAACATTGGACTATGCTATAAATCAGTATCTCAAAACAACCAGGATTTTAGTGCTGGTGAGCCAATAGAAGGTAAGGGAAACAATTAAATTTTGAAAGTCTGGATATTACTTTCTACTTTATCCAACTTTATGCAGCAGTGTGTGCAGGCAGAAGTAGCTGGGCATGTCTAACTGATTTATGGAAACCAATATCTCTATATTCTATAACTACATTGGAACTTAAACCATACTGCTCCTGAATATCAGTTCAGTGCCAAAACCACTATGCCACCAGGTCTGGTACACTATCCCAACACACATCATGTGCAGGCTCAAATCTTCCAATCACAGATTTTTCTGCATCTATATGAAATGTTGCATAAGAGAATGTGGAAACCAAAAGTGAAGAGATTTGTATAAATCATGACCAGCACAACACTGATCAATTTAAACTGTTCTATTAtacctaaaatatttatattatgtTGTCTTTTATTAACTGCTAATTTCCATACAGGCAAATAATTATCTATAACTTGAAGCTTTGGTGCCAAAAATCCCATGCTGTTCTGAAGTCTTACATCAGGCCACTGTTAGTACATTATAATTTTTTCCCATAAGTGATCACACACAATCAATAAAATTAGTACCGGAGTAAATACTATTAATATGAATACAGAAAAAATAGTTTACTGCTGTAATTAACTTACCTGAGTCCACATTGAGCTGTCATTTCCCCCCAGGCTTTCCTGTTCAGAAAGCTCTCCTCTTGGTGGCATTAATTCATCAGCTTGTATGTTCAAATCAACAGTCTGAGCAGATGAATCATCTTGTTTCATTTCTTTATGCGATGTTTCAACCGTAATCTCCTTAATGACACCAGCATCTGGTATGTCTTGGCTATGAAAGAAAACTTGTGGTTCAATTACATCAATGGTGGTATCTTCTTGTATAGAGACGTTATCCAACTCTAAGGGATCCACTGCTTCAGAAGTCTCAGGACACTCAATATCCATACTAGTACTTTTGTCCTGAAAGCTTTGCTTCATTGTCTCATTATCTGGCTCTGTATCAGTTAAACTTACAGGACACACATTAGCGTAGGTGAATTCTGAGTCATTTTGCTGGATTTCACGAGGCGTAGTTTCTGAGCAATCTTTTGATGAAAGACTTATATTAGACTTAAGTGTAATTTCTGAGTTGTCAGCAATGTTTTCTGACAAATTAATATTTGCTTTTGCTGTACTTCTGTAAACTTCCATTGAACTGCTTTTGCCATTAATAGTGTTAATCTCACAGTTATCTGAATAACTGTCCGATGGGCGAGTTaaattgttttctgttaaaaatgctGTACTTCCTGTATCATGAGAACATTCCTGAACATTCTCATCACTTTCTTTTACTTGTCTCTTTTCAGTTTCTGGGAAAGTAGCTTTAAAATGATCATCAAATGTCAAGACTGGCTCATTGCTTGTTACATATTCCAGTGTCTGTTTCTCACTATTATCTACAACGTCACTGCTATGTAGTGATCTGGCAGGCTTAATTGTCCGATGTGTTTCAGTAACtattaaacaatcattttcacCACCAAGAATCTGGTGCGCAGGAGAACAATCTGCTGAGGTATGCTCAGCATTTGTATCAACTGTACCTGTTTTTGGAGAATTCTGCGTTTCATTTTCAGAATTGCAATTTGTTTGCTGCAGATCAGAAATTGCATCATTTGTAActtctttctttgtttcattatcagACAACAATTCTGTCTGAGATGATTTCTCATTTGGGGATGAAGGCTGAGACACAAGGCTGTCTTTATTTGTCTGTGTAGCCTGGTCAGTTTGAACGTTTGGAGAATGCTGGGTACAGCGGTTCAGTAATGAATTTAAAGCTCCAATAGGTGACTGTTCTGAGTAAGTACTTTGGTTACTCTCAGTAACTTGGCGCATATGAGGCTGCTCTGGAGGAAGTTGAGCAATAGGATTTAGCACTTCAAACTGTTGCTGATGTTGTGGAACTACGTAAGGATTATATATGAATGGCATAACAGCAGCCTGACTTGTATCATTGTTGCCATCGTCAACAGGCGAAGCAAGAACAGTAGGCACAGATACATACTGTGGAGGGAGATTTGGAGGAGGTGGAGTGTTACTGCTTAGAAAATGTTGATATGTTATTGATGCAGTAAAATGACTGCCACCAGCAGGATTGTACGGGACTGGTGGAGTACTTTCAACACCAGAGACATCACCATCTGAACGGACAATTACATGCTGCAGCTCATAATCAGTGTTTTCTTGTTGCTTAGCTGGTGCAGAAGTTATAAAAGAACATCTAATTAAAGCTTCTATTACTTGATCTTTTGGATGTGTGTTgagatgactttttaatgatatgCCTTCACGCAAATACAAGGTACACACTGGGCAACAAATAAAATTTCGATTCCCATTCATGATTACAATTCTTTTGTTAAAaagttactcacaaaagtagtgctCTAACTTGAGCCTAATTAATTTACAACTGCAGTTTATTTGAATTGTTCAGACACAAGGAATTAAGTTTTTCGCATGATGTAGGCACAATCGAAAGATAGTATGACTGAAGAAGATCTAAAGATTCTCATCGGAAAATAGGAAATTTATTTTACTAAATTAACGATTGGTTGGTTCTGTTCACATCTTCCGGCCGCAACGAAAGTGGGCTCAAAATTTGGGGGCGAAGAAGACAACTGCAATGCCTTAAAACAAGTACACAACATACTTTGGAGGAGCATCTGGTAACACATCATCCTGCCTGTATACCATATGCACGCAATCCCTAGAGAATTGTTATCTGTCCAGATATTATTTGTAGTTGCCATCTGTCCCAAAATTCACACATTAAATGACGTAATTGATGACAAACGACCGGAAAGTAGCATTTAGTGCTTTGGCTGTCACGTATACAACGAACGGTGGGTTTTAGTACTACTTCACATCATCAATAGGCTTCTGTCCTGACAACCTCAGCTACTTGATATTCAATGTTTGCATTCTTCTTAATTTTTCTCTCTGAACAGATACTTGGTCCCAATTCAGACAACATATATATTTTCACTGTGCCAAAGCTTAAGTTTGTTGATGCGTTCACACTTCAATGTCTTCTCATTCGAAAAAAGATTCCTTTTCTGCAAAATGTAGTTAGAAAATGTGCCTGtaaacataatttaaaacacaCGATTCATTTGAAACTGACGTTTCCACTTAGTTATATCACACGTACGGACATAAACACAAACATCTTAAATCACACTACTTTGACAACAGCTTATGCAAAGACTATACACTAACGGCGATCAGAGAAGCTATGTTCAGCAAGTAGCAAGTACTCAAGTAGATTAAGGAATGGTGGTACTGGTGTCACGTGTACGGGTGAGAGTTGCTGACTAGGGAACCTCGTTGATTGCATTTTCGTTGTATGTAAACAGAGCAACGAACAACCCTGTGATACACACTCGAAAATTTGGAAGTGTCACAATGAGTACACTGAAATTACCACAAAGAATAAATGGAGTTTTATTAGACATAACAGGTGTTCTCAAGGACGGATCGTCTGCCATACCTGGCTCTGTCGCGGCTGTAAATAAGTTGAAAAAAGCTGGACTGGCCGTTAAGTTACTAACGAATGAAACTCAGGTTACTAGATCGTCGTTATGTTTGACGTTATCAAAAATGGGTTACTGCGTTACGGAACATGACATTATTCCGCCATGCCCAGCTCTGGTTGACCTTTTACGAAAAGAAAAACTACGACCACATCTTCTTGTACATCCAGACGTATTATCAGAATTTGACAGCCTCAACAAGGAAGACCCTAACTGTGTTGTTATCGGCGACGCTGCAGAAAACTTTTCGTACGAGAATCTTAATAAAGCGTTTCGAATTTTGATCGATATGGATAAGCCGCGGCTTTTTTCCATGGGCAGAGGTAAATACTACAGAGAGAAAGGAGACTTAGTTTTAGATGTTGGTGTATTCACCACAGCACTAGAATATGCTACAGGTGTCTCCGCCGAAGTTGTTGGGAAACCACTTGCGTCTTTTTTTCACTCAGCGCTATCTGCAATAGGAGTAAAACCTGAAGAAGCTGTTATGGTTGGTGATGACATTGAATCAGATATCGGGGGAGCACAAGCTTGTGGAATAGCAGGTATACTTGTAAGAACTGGTAAGTTTCGTCCATGTGATGAAACGCACCCGAGGGTAAAACCGGATGCTATTGTTGATGATCTTGCGGAAGCGGTCGATATCATTGTTCAGTCAAGGAATTAGCTTTAAAATACAAGCGCTTACAGTTTAATTTGCGTTTTTGTCTTGTGACAGCATGCATGATATTAAGAAACTGTAATACTATTGATTTGCACAGCTGTATGGTGAATGAAACTACAAGTTGAAAAGTTAAGTTTTGTTGTACCAGACCCTTAGATTATTCCATGTTACAAATCATTTTTGAGAATAAACTTTAATCAGATATCAAATGATTGtaaattacataaatatattttattgttgtaACGCAAGTGATAAAAGTTCACAAATATATTTGTAAACCAATTCCCATTAGATCATAAAGATGTCACAATTTATGTACAGAGCCAAAGTTCTGAACAAATGTTCATAACTCTGTTATGTGTGAGGTTCATGTTGAAAAGTTTCAGTATGAGCTCGGACTAATGAGGTACATAAGTAATAAGTTATTGAGCAGtaatttattaagtgttttaaaacgGCAGAGAGAATCAAATACTCTAATAAAATTCAGGAACCACACAGTCAGACAGTGAAGTTGCTGTAAAATTGATTACTTAAATAATATGGTCTGAAACTCATCTAAATGCTATATTCAAAATTATAGTTATCTTACAGCACCCAATAACTTCTGTTCATTAGACGAATTTTTTCAAGTGGAGGGTAAATAGTAAGGTGAAACACACATTAAGATGGATGTTTATGTAATAGTTAAATTTTGGATTATGTACTCTTATTGTTAAGTACTTGGTTGTTATCATTGTGTTTGAATGTAACCTGGAATTTTACTGGTAATTAAATCTCAACAGTGTATTTGAGGAGCAAATAAACCTGTAACTTTTTACAGATAGCAGGTCAAAAGTGAAGGTGATTCAACCCTCCCAAGCTGTTACAGAAAGTGGCATACAAATAGATACTATCAGAGAACATACTCAGTTTAAATCAGTTCCTCTTTATGATGTAACTTGTAGATTTTTAACTCACTTGACTGACTCCTCGAATTTAATAGTGATACTGTAATTCTTTTGCTTGTTCGTATGCTTATCACCCTCAGGTAGGAGTAGAAATTACTTGGTATTGTCAAAGAATTATAACAAACTACCACATACAGCTGGTCTGCCATTGTCATTTTGAAACATTAATACTTGGAGAGTGAAGCAGTACACAATAGCAGTCTTCCATATAGTTACTGATGCAACAAATATTTTGAGTTACAAAATGTGCCATTCAAGGAAGTCCCACGATTATTTATTATGTATGAGATCTGATGAGCTTGAGGACTAAACAGAATAGTGTATGTACATTCTGTGTTTTCAAAATCATTCCTATGCAGACACATGCAGCAGCTGTGTTAATATCCAGACTTATTAGTTTAACAACATCCCTagacctctctagtccttttccttcacccctcttccttccccttcaacccttctgcctgcagGAGGATtcactgactccaaaagcttgccagttaacaacattcttttatgtgtgtgtgtgtgtgtgtgtgtgtgtgtgtgtgtgtgtgtgtgtgtgtgtgtgttttctgccacCACATGGTAAGTAGTTTTTTTACCTATCCAATAAAAAGATTTATTAgtttgtaatttttaaattaaggatctGAAATTGATCAGTTTTTTTGTAGAGTGTTTGAAAAATCACACTTGGATAAAGAGCATACTTACTGAGCTATTTTGCACAGTGGCCATGATATTGTATTCACATTTGGGAGAAGCAGAGCTCACTACCAATATTTCCAACCATATTTAGTTTTCCTCTTGTTTCTCTAAATCAGTTCAGGTACATACCAAATGATTCCTATGCAAAGAACCTTACAGTTTCCTTTCTTGTCCTTTCCCCAACCAGCTCTTGATATCTCAAAGTGACACCATTGCTGCCGCTGCAGTAAGTGATGATTATTTTTTTGCTAATGATTGGAAATTAAATCGTAATGCTCTTCTAATATATATTCCCTTTGAGGAATTTGTGGTACTGGCAAATGATTTTTGTTTTCTCTTTAAAAACTTATTACAGCTTAAATGTACAGTCAGTATAACCAAACTGATGTCAAAGTTAAAGGCAACCATTCACCTATAGTGGATCAATGCATGCAGTACAGAAACAACATTCTCACAAGCTTTTGCCACTAGCTTTTTTTCTAGCAGAAGCGCCCTCCCCCCtctcttaaacacacacacacgaccgttaTCACAGACAGCTCAAGTTTTGGAGCTTGAAAAAGGATTTGGCCAAAAGCCATAATGTGTAACAGACTTATcgttgtgcctatctacaactcagcAGTTCACCTTTACGGTgcatagcaatctatctttttcctaatattgttgtttCTAATGAATGGGGGTAATGTTTTAAGGAATAGGCTGCCCACATTTTTCACCCCACCATGAATTctgcgcagtctttggtttaccaaAGGAACATTTACTTtgcttcacattttgtagctgtgtATTTTACCATTTATTTGAACCAAATCTAGGCGCTTTGTTTTGATAAAAAGAGAGGCTAGAATTTCAATGAAGGCATAGTTGATGTTGATCTTAAAGTATCTGCCATTTCAGTTATTTTGGCATTTGTGCTCTTTTCTGAGTCTAGCAAGACTATGCTCATTCACACCAACCTTCCTTTTACACATTCAGTGCCCTCTGC
The Schistocerca gregaria isolate iqSchGreg1 chromosome 1, iqSchGreg1.2, whole genome shotgun sequence genome window above contains:
- the LOC126356205 gene encoding zinc finger protein 711, producing the protein MNGNRNFICCPVCTLYLREGISLKSHLNTHPKDQVIEALIRCSFITSAPAKQQENTDYELQHVIVRSDGDVSGVESTPPVPYNPAGGSHFTASITYQHFLSSNTPPPPNLPPQYVSVPTVLASPVDDGNNDTSQAAVMPFIYNPYVVPQHQQQFEVLNPIAQLPPEQPHMRQVTESNQSTYSEQSPIGALNSLLNRCTQHSPNVQTDQATQTNKDSLVSQPSSPNEKSSQTELLSDNETKKEVTNDAISDLQQTNCNSENETQNSPKTGTVDTNAEHTSADCSPAHQILGGENDCLIVTETHRTIKPARSLHSSDVVDNSEKQTLEYVTSNEPVLTFDDHFKATFPETEKRQVKESDENVQECSHDTGSTAFLTENNLTRPSDSYSDNCEINTINGKSSSMEVYRSTAKANINLSENIADNSEITLKSNISLSSKDCSETTPREIQQNDSEFTYANVCPVSLTDTEPDNETMKQSFQDKSTSMDIECPETSEAVDPLELDNVSIQEDTTIDVIEPQVFFHSQDIPDAGVIKEITVETSHKEMKQDDSSAQTVDLNIQADELMPPRGELSEQESLGGNDSSMWTQSYNDGDVSTSYDLLARESWGASDGSDTETSRPLNDLPVAKSSVRESVSKKGKMKKVYKCLSCTEIFNCPKERRVHRRRFHTDASEVRKDKQFGDVYSASTVKEELVETVKVENKNVDLCVPPADSLSAARTPDSNGPSSSSAVKIKTEKTDTPVLDVDSDQKKIKTSDSLVAKLKPEPAAGETQTGNGPEDAVKQEYKCISVNCAMVFTSQDDLKEHVHTAHKLRKKRGCHICPTCQEAFSTDVLYRAHLKIHPLECKYCGKFFTRHQNLNLHTNRHLGIKPFKCGVCDKSFITKQKLTEHTNVHTGEAPIRCDLCCETFRRYSNLIQHKNRHHLNLKKKVKDFICQCGEIFHTKKKLEWHKETHDAKPKSCGFCSVRFVHAVSLTRHIRKAHDSRYVPQKEREGENVECPVCSAVCLKNSLSAHMRLHSGERPHQCPLCSKSFTTKWNLRLHRWTHTARSAKPYKCEICRAAFHRESCYSAHVRSHRGTRPYTCNYCGRCFVYKYNCVRHVREHELGKNYVCGVCGKLFHRGYYLKEHMTVHTGIRPYTCHICGKASPTKSNHNKHLKIHHAREPVNTEG
- the LOC126356235 gene encoding phospholysine phosphohistidine inorganic pyrophosphate phosphatase-like, giving the protein MSTLKLPQRINGVLLDITGVLKDGSSAIPGSVAAVNKLKKAGLAVKLLTNETQVTRSSLCLTLSKMGYCVTEHDIIPPCPALVDLLRKEKLRPHLLVHPDVLSEFDSLNKEDPNCVVIGDAAENFSYENLNKAFRILIDMDKPRLFSMGRGKYYREKGDLVLDVGVFTTALEYATGVSAEVVGKPLASFFHSALSAIGVKPEEAVMVGDDIESDIGGAQACGIAGILVRTGKFRPCDETHPRVKPDAIVDDLAEAVDIIVQSRN